The Populus alba chromosome 4, ASM523922v2, whole genome shotgun sequence genome contains a region encoding:
- the LOC118030317 gene encoding expansin-A13, whose protein sequence is MPPPLLQNPIHTLLKPPLLPLLPLLFIFPITSLTSSTTTPPPLSTTLSQWQSARATYYAASDPGNTVGVACGYGDLVKAGYGRGTVGLSESMFERGQICGACFELKCVDDLRWCIPGTAIIVSVTNFCAPNYGFTSDGGGKCNPPNKHFVLPIEAFEKIAIWKAANIPVQYRRFKCRREGGIRFTISGSGIFLSVLISNVAGAGDVTAVKIKGSRTGWLDMGRKWGQNWHVNANLQNQALSFEVTSSDRMTVISYNVAPKDWRFGQAFEGKQFETQMY, encoded by the exons ATGCCACCACCATTACTCCAAAACCCCATTCACACTCTCCTAAAACCCCCCCTCCTCCCCCTCCTCCCCCTCCTCTTCATCTTCCCCATCACTTCCCTCACTTCTTCCACCACCACACCACCACCTCTCTCCACCACCCTATCCCAATGGCAATCCGCACGCGCTACTTACTACGCAGCATCAGATCCCGGGAACACAGTAGGAGTTGCGTGTGGATATGGGGACTTAGTTAAAGCAGGATATGGGCGGGGAACCGTGGGATTGAGTGAATCAATGTTTGAACGTGGACAGATCTGTGGCGCGTGTTTTGAACTTAAGTGTGTTGATGATTTGAGGTGGTGTATTCCTGGGACTGCTATTATTGTTTCTGTCACTAATTTTTGTGCTCCAAATTATGGGTTCACTTCTGATGGTGGTGGAAAATGCAATCCTCCTAATAAGCATTTTGTGCTGCCTATTGAAGCTTTTGAAAAGATTGCCATTTGGAAGGCTGCTAATATACCTGTTCAGTATAGAAG GTTTAAATGCAGAAGGGAAGGAGGGATTCGGTTTACTATCTCTGGGTCCGGTATTTTCCTCTCGGTGCTGATCAGCAATGTTGCAGGTGCTGGAGATGTCACTGCAGTGAAGATTAAAGGTTCAAGAACAGGGTGGCTTGATATGGGCAGGAAATGGGGCCAGAATTGGCATGTTAATGCTAATTTACAGAATCAAGCTCTCTCATTTGAGGTCACTAGTAGTGACAGGATGACTGTAATATCTTACAATGTAGCTCCCAAAGATTGGAGATTTGGACAGGCCTTTGAGGGCAAGCAATTTGAGACTCAAATGTACTAG